Proteins from a genomic interval of Chryseobacterium indologenes:
- a CDS encoding N-acetyltransferase family protein, whose translation MVTLKFRNAGADDLPKIVEIYNSTVASRMVTADMEEVSVESKQKWFAEHNPETRPLWVVEDADNETVGWVSFSSFHERAAYSGTVEVSIYLDEKCRGKGYGKTILQYCIDNASKFGIHHLVALIFLHNEPSLKLFRYFGFEDWGTLPDVAVLDGVERSLKILGKRIY comes from the coding sequence ATGGTGACTCTAAAGTTTAGAAACGCAGGTGCAGACGATTTACCGAAAATCGTAGAAATATACAATTCAACAGTGGCTTCAAGAATGGTCACTGCGGATATGGAAGAAGTTTCAGTTGAAAGTAAGCAAAAATGGTTTGCAGAACATAATCCTGAAACAAGGCCGTTGTGGGTAGTAGAAGACGCTGATAATGAAACGGTAGGATGGGTGAGTTTCAGTTCATTCCACGAAAGGGCTGCATATAGCGGAACGGTAGAAGTAAGTATTTATCTGGATGAAAAGTGCAGAGGAAAAGGATATGGGAAAACAATCCTTCAGTATTGTATTGATAACGCATCGAAATTCGGGATTCATCATCTGGTTGCTCTTATTTTTCTACATAATGAACCTAGCTTAAAGTTGTTCAGGTATTTTGGTTTTGAAGATTGGGGAACACTTCCTGATGTGGCTGTTTTGGATGGAGTGGAAAGGAGTCTGAAGATTTTGGGAAAAAGAATATATTAA
- a CDS encoding multidrug efflux SMR transporter, with translation MNWIILVIAGLFEVAFASCLGKAKETSGTEMYLWYTGFLITMTISMLLLIKATQTLPIGTAYAVWTGIGAVGTALMGIFFFKDPVSFWRIFFIVTLIGSVVGLKAVSSSH, from the coding sequence ATGAATTGGATTATATTAGTTATCGCAGGATTATTTGAAGTGGCCTTTGCCTCATGTTTAGGAAAGGCTAAAGAAACATCAGGAACGGAAATGTACCTTTGGTACACAGGATTCCTGATAACGATGACTATCAGTATGCTTTTGCTGATCAAAGCTACTCAGACATTGCCTATCGGTACTGCATATGCGGTATGGACAGGAATCGGAGCCGTAGGAACTGCTTTAATGGGTATTTTCTTCTTTAAGGATCCTGTAAGTTTCTGGAGAATATTTTTTATTGTGACCTTAATCGGTTCTGTGGTTGGATTAAAGGCTGTTTCCTCATCCCATTAA
- the map gene encoding type I methionyl aminopeptidase: MIQLKTIDELRLMKESARLVSKTLGMLAKEIKPGITTLYLDKLAHDFIKDHGAEPAFLGYGGFPNSLCISPNEQVVHGFPNNEVVKEGDVLSVDCGVILNGFVGDHAYTFEIGEVKPEVKKLLQVTKESLYKGIEQCIRGKRIGDISHAIQAHCEKEGYGVVKELVGHGLGRKMHEDPQVPNYGRQGSGKVIKDGLAIAIEPMINLGTEKVKFHNDGWTVTTLDNMPSAHFEHDVAVINGKPVLLSTFEYVYEALGIVSDEEKPFQLDF; this comes from the coding sequence ATGATTCAACTAAAAACGATAGACGAGCTGCGTCTGATGAAGGAGAGCGCCCGATTGGTATCCAAGACCTTGGGAATGTTGGCAAAAGAAATTAAACCCGGAATTACTACTTTATATTTAGATAAACTGGCTCATGATTTTATCAAAGATCATGGAGCTGAACCTGCATTTTTAGGATATGGAGGGTTTCCCAACTCTTTGTGTATTTCCCCGAATGAGCAGGTTGTTCACGGGTTTCCCAATAATGAAGTGGTAAAAGAAGGTGATGTTCTTTCCGTAGACTGTGGAGTTATTTTGAACGGATTCGTGGGTGATCATGCCTATACTTTTGAAATCGGCGAGGTAAAGCCGGAGGTTAAAAAATTACTCCAGGTTACCAAAGAATCTCTTTACAAAGGGATTGAACAATGTATCAGAGGTAAAAGAATAGGAGATATTTCTCACGCTATTCAGGCGCATTGTGAAAAAGAAGGATACGGAGTCGTAAAAGAGCTTGTAGGGCATGGCTTGGGAAGAAAGATGCATGAGGACCCGCAAGTACCGAACTACGGAAGACAGGGAAGCGGAAAAGTGATCAAAGACGGTTTGGCAATTGCTATTGAACCGATGATTAACCTCGGAACGGAAAAAGTAAAATTCCATAATGACGGCTGGACGGTAACAACTTTGGATAATATGCCTTCTGCACACTTTGAACATGATGTAGCGGTGATCAATGGTAAACCTGTACTGCTTTCAACATTTGAATATGTTTACGAAGCTCTGGGTATTGTAAGTGACGAAGAAAAGCCGTTCCAACTGGATTTTTAA
- a CDS encoding GLPGLI family protein, with protein sequence MKKTFFLLALYAGSLYQSQTNRFTYELQYRKDASAEYMTNLMNLDISPKSVKFYDKKFADYDAKNKEANQSVSHYSTRTDQIVERKPDSFKNNWYRDFFDYFVVKTNDEMTWQLHQEMKEYNGYKLQKATTDFGGRSWNAWFSNDINIKEGPYKFRGLPGLIFILEDSDQNFIYKVIHNEKLAADYDTKEFLETHYGKPAIPISNEKFNKYVEDIYQNPTRMFSEKVKNGGNVSFKNESIESAEELNKKKEMLQNGIKGRYIYIEKDKEPVFN encoded by the coding sequence ATGAAAAAGACATTTTTCCTGCTCGCTTTATATGCAGGTTCTTTATATCAATCTCAAACCAACCGTTTCACCTACGAACTTCAATACCGCAAAGATGCGTCAGCAGAATACATGACCAATCTGATGAACCTAGATATCAGTCCGAAATCGGTAAAATTTTATGATAAAAAATTTGCTGATTATGACGCTAAAAACAAAGAAGCCAACCAATCGGTTTCCCATTACAGTACAAGAACAGATCAAATTGTCGAAAGGAAGCCTGATTCATTCAAAAACAATTGGTACAGGGATTTCTTTGATTATTTTGTAGTAAAAACAAATGATGAAATGACCTGGCAGCTGCATCAGGAAATGAAAGAATACAATGGTTATAAGCTTCAGAAAGCAACTACGGATTTTGGAGGAAGAAGCTGGAATGCCTGGTTTTCGAATGACATTAACATCAAGGAAGGTCCTTACAAATTCAGGGGACTACCCGGCTTGATCTTTATTCTGGAAGATTCGGATCAGAATTTTATATACAAAGTAATTCATAACGAAAAACTTGCTGCAGATTATGATACCAAAGAATTTCTGGAAACCCATTACGGTAAACCTGCCATTCCTATCTCGAATGAAAAGTTTAATAAATATGTGGAGGATATTTACCAGAATCCCACAAGAATGTTTTCTGAAAAGGTAAAAAACGGCGGAAATGTATCCTTTAAAAACGAAAGTATAGAATCTGCAGAGGAACTTAATAAGAAAAAAGAAATGCTTCAGAATGGCATCAAAGGAAGGTATATTTATATTGAAAAGGATAAAGAACCTGTCTTCAACTAA
- a CDS encoding methyltransferase domain-containing protein, translating into MKKVTKLLLNKIPRPMLIKMSIWARPLIYQFFKGEEFYDPIDGRSYRKFLPYGYGKQRENALSPGTLSLERHRQMWLYLQNETDFFIKSYKVLHIAPEQEFLRKFKRMSNLNYISADLYSPIVDVKADILDLPFPDESFDIIFCNHVLEHIEDDAKAMSELYRVMKPGGWGIFQVPMKNSLEKTYEDFTITDPKERQKHFGQYDHVRWYGMDYFDRLRNAGFETDANFYSQKFSEAEIKKYGLRSNEILPVVYKK; encoded by the coding sequence ATGAAAAAGGTTACCAAGCTTTTACTGAATAAAATTCCACGTCCGATGCTTATTAAAATGAGTATCTGGGCTCGCCCGTTGATCTATCAGTTTTTCAAAGGTGAAGAATTCTATGACCCTATTGATGGAAGATCTTACCGTAAATTCCTTCCTTACGGATATGGAAAACAAAGGGAAAACGCATTGTCTCCGGGAACACTGAGCCTGGAAAGACACCGTCAGATGTGGTTGTATCTTCAGAATGAGACTGATTTTTTTATTAAAAGTTATAAAGTTCTGCATATCGCTCCCGAGCAGGAATTTCTGAGAAAGTTTAAGAGAATGAGTAACCTGAATTATATTTCAGCAGATCTCTATTCTCCGATTGTAGATGTGAAAGCAGATATTCTTGACTTACCCTTTCCGGACGAAAGCTTTGATATTATTTTCTGTAACCACGTGTTGGAACATATCGAAGACGATGCAAAAGCGATGAGCGAGCTGTACAGAGTGATGAAGCCCGGTGGATGGGGAATTTTTCAGGTTCCGATGAAAAACTCATTGGAAAAAACTTATGAAGATTTTACCATTACAGATCCGAAAGAACGTCAGAAACACTTTGGACAATATGATCATGTTCGCTGGTACGGGATGGATTATTTTGATCGTTTGAGAAATGCAGGTTTTGAAACTGATGCTAATTTCTATTCGCAGAAATTCTCTGAGGCAGAAATAAAAAAATACGGGTTGAGGAGCAATGAAATCTTGCCTGTAGTCTATAAAAAATAA
- a CDS encoding T9SS type A sorting domain-containing protein — MKKLLLLLAGGLLSAQISELTGNNWYISKMVTSSGQTTNTPLIDNGVPATTITSAGGLSYVINSKYYNTATMLFSIVPGSNNLMKTAQSFTALFYNGGNAGPVRNYDQKNIDTYVNGAYASMYNYQITTNGNTKTLVITDPSGNKIYYNNSANLSTQEVKAVKKTFKAYPNPVKEVVTIENLERNLPLKIYDLSGKLVFETKTGDRKISIDTSSLQKGQYILIVENYQSFPFTKE, encoded by the coding sequence GTGAAAAAACTTCTACTTCTTTTGGCAGGTGGACTATTATCTGCCCAAATTTCTGAGCTGACTGGTAACAACTGGTATATTTCAAAGATGGTAACAAGCAGCGGACAAACTACCAATACTCCTTTAATTGACAATGGAGTTCCTGCAACAACAATTACATCAGCAGGCGGCCTGAGTTATGTTATCAACTCTAAGTACTACAATACAGCAACCATGCTGTTTTCTATCGTACCCGGCAGCAATAATCTCATGAAAACGGCTCAGTCATTTACTGCTTTATTTTATAACGGAGGGAATGCAGGTCCTGTAAGAAATTATGACCAGAAAAACATTGATACTTATGTCAACGGCGCTTATGCATCCATGTATAATTACCAAATTACAACAAATGGTAATACGAAAACGCTGGTTATTACAGATCCTTCAGGGAATAAGATTTACTATAATAACAGTGCTAACCTGAGTACCCAGGAGGTTAAAGCAGTCAAGAAAACATTTAAAGCATATCCAAATCCTGTAAAAGAAGTTGTGACGATAGAAAATCTTGAAAGAAATCTTCCTTTAAAAATATATGACCTGTCCGGAAAACTGGTGTTTGAAACCAAAACCGGTGACCGTAAAATATCCATTGATACCAGCAGTTTACAAAAAGGACAATATATTTTAATCGTAGAAAACTACCAATCTTTTCCCTTTACTAAAGAATAA
- a CDS encoding HAD family hydrolase has translation MNNHITTIAFDADDTLWINEPYFQEAEREFCILLEDYLPQHSVSQELFTTEMQNLHLYGYGVKGFMLCMVETINRVSNGTASLQLVSKAIELGQELLQKPIELLDGVTQTLESLKGKYRLVVATKGDLLDQERKLKNSGLEGFFHHIEIMSDKKNSDYKKLLKHLDCQPENFLMLGNSIKSDILPVLEIGGSAAHIPYHVTWTHEQHASNLEHEHFVELKSIDEIMQYL, from the coding sequence ATGAATAATCATATCACGACGATTGCTTTTGATGCCGATGATACGCTTTGGATCAATGAACCTTATTTTCAGGAAGCGGAAAGAGAATTCTGTATATTACTTGAAGATTATCTGCCACAACATTCTGTATCACAGGAACTTTTTACAACGGAAATGCAAAACCTGCATTTGTATGGCTACGGAGTAAAAGGCTTTATGCTTTGCATGGTGGAAACCATCAACAGGGTCTCCAATGGCACAGCCTCATTGCAGTTAGTAAGCAAAGCTATTGAACTGGGGCAGGAATTGCTTCAAAAACCCATAGAACTTCTGGACGGAGTTACACAGACGCTTGAAAGCCTAAAAGGAAAATACAGACTCGTAGTCGCCACAAAAGGCGATCTTCTGGATCAGGAACGCAAACTTAAAAATTCAGGGCTGGAAGGCTTCTTTCATCACATCGAGATTATGAGTGATAAAAAAAACAGCGATTATAAAAAACTTTTAAAGCATCTCGACTGCCAGCCGGAAAATTTTCTGATGCTTGGAAATTCAATAAAATCAGATATTTTACCGGTATTGGAAATCGGCGGATCTGCAGCACACATTCCGTATCATGTGACATGGACGCATGAGCAACATGCGAGCAATCTGGAACATGAGCATTTTGTAGAACTTAAAAGTATTGATGAAATTATGCAGTATCTTTAA
- a CDS encoding DoxX family protein has protein sequence MNYNNSNSSSILKDIILLAVRVFIGFAMLSHGFPKLQTLLAGGKIEFFDFMGMGPQISLILTVFAEFVCSILLILGLFTRVSLGFLIFTMAIAAFVVHGSDPFEKREMALVYLSVYLLLITCGAGKFSVDYMIEKRKRASDW, from the coding sequence ATGAACTATAATAATTCAAATTCGAGCTCAATACTTAAAGATATTATTTTATTGGCAGTAAGGGTGTTCATTGGTTTTGCAATGCTGTCTCATGGGTTTCCCAAGCTTCAGACCCTGTTGGCAGGTGGTAAAATCGAATTCTTTGATTTTATGGGGATGGGACCGCAGATCTCACTGATTCTGACAGTTTTTGCTGAATTTGTATGTTCTATTTTACTGATATTGGGACTTTTTACAAGAGTTTCTTTAGGATTTCTGATTTTTACAATGGCAATAGCAGCTTTTGTGGTTCACGGATCAGACCCTTTTGAAAAAAGAGAAATGGCTCTTGTTTACCTCTCCGTATACTTGTTGTTAATAACATGCGGAGCCGGAAAGTTTTCTGTGGATTATATGATAGAAAAAAGGAAAAGAGCCTCAGACTGGTAA
- a CDS encoding Crp/Fnr family transcriptional regulator, with the protein MNIDQILDQIYILPEASKASLKEHITEVSYPKGFCLMEADKVIPYLYFIRKGIARAYSPTSDNDITFWFGSEGQSVLSMKSYVEEKPGYESIELLEDCDLYRMETVNLKKLFNEDIHIANWGRKLAEAEMIKSEELIISRQFKTSLERYKDIIQYQPDLLKRVQLGHIASYLGITQVSLSRIRAEIK; encoded by the coding sequence ATGAATATAGACCAGATTCTCGACCAGATTTACATTCTGCCTGAAGCATCTAAAGCGAGTTTAAAAGAACACATTACAGAAGTTTCGTATCCTAAAGGTTTTTGCCTGATGGAAGCCGATAAAGTGATCCCCTACCTCTATTTTATCCGGAAAGGTATTGCCCGGGCTTATTCTCCGACATCAGACAATGACATTACTTTCTGGTTTGGAAGTGAAGGTCAATCTGTGCTTTCCATGAAAAGCTATGTGGAAGAAAAGCCGGGCTATGAAAGCATTGAACTTCTAGAAGACTGTGATCTCTACAGAATGGAAACCGTAAACCTGAAAAAACTGTTCAATGAAGATATACATATTGCGAACTGGGGCAGAAAGCTTGCGGAAGCTGAAATGATAAAATCTGAGGAACTGATCATCTCAAGACAATTCAAAACTTCGCTGGAACGCTACAAAGATATTATCCAGTACCAGCCTGATCTGTTGAAAAGGGTTCAGCTTGGGCATATCGCCTCTTATCTAGGAATTACACAGGTAAGCCTGAGCAGGATCCGGGCGGAAATTAAATAA
- a CDS encoding S9 family peptidase has protein sequence MKIKLTICLLAFLNFYDAQENITYQKPSSEILKLADYQRPPSVMMNNKKDWVVFTYRPTYKTLQDLSQQEMKLGGLRINPVTNIASTATYFNDLKIRKINDKNEIQVKNMPADAKITYISFSPDEKKLAFTNTTTKGVELWVIDLENASAKKISEDNLNANLGVPYLWANDSQSLLIKKLPQNRPALIDASKDLPTGPIVSTADGKVSQNRTYQDLLKNPQDEKNFEVLTASEINSVDFNGNQKKLKDQDMYANLSFSPDGNYLLATVFKKPFSYIVPLDRFPMTTTVYDKNGNTVKVVNEVPLNEIMPKGFSSVRTGKRDMTWRNDAPATLVFAEARDGGDQHKKAEYRDEIFTWEAPFTAAPKSFFKTKQRYEDVEWTNDHYAIISESWYDTRNTKSFLVDLNNGESKVIDDRNSQDVYSDPGHFNTVKNHYGRTVIDMKGGKAYLIGAGFTKDGQHPFIDEMDVKSLKKKRWYTSNLKNAKEAIVDILNPSKGEILTTQQSPSEYPNYFKKSIKSNKVQAVTHFVNPFESMKDVYKEVITYKRNDGVTLTGTLYLPAHYDRKAKTEKLPLLIWAYPREYKDANTAGQSTQNPNDFTFPYYGSFVYWVTKGYAVLDNAAFPIIGEGKTEPNDTFLTQLVANADAAIKAVDQLGYIDKKKVAVGGHSYGAFMTANLLTHSDLFACGIARSGAYNRTLTPFGFQSEQRNYWDVPEIYNTMSPFMHADKMKTPLLLIHGDADNNPGTFTLQTERYFQALKNLGAPVKMVLLPKESHSYQAKENIMHVLWEQDQFLEKCLKK, from the coding sequence ATGAAGATAAAACTGACTATTTGCCTTCTGGCATTTCTCAATTTCTACGATGCACAGGAGAATATTACTTATCAAAAACCTTCCTCAGAAATCCTGAAACTGGCTGACTACCAAAGACCGCCAAGTGTCATGATGAACAATAAAAAGGACTGGGTGGTTTTTACCTACCGACCGACTTATAAAACACTGCAGGATCTTAGTCAGCAGGAAATGAAACTGGGTGGACTAAGAATTAATCCTGTTACCAATATTGCAAGTACTGCAACATATTTCAATGATTTGAAGATCAGAAAGATCAACGATAAAAATGAAATACAGGTAAAAAATATGCCTGCAGATGCGAAGATCACCTACATTTCATTTTCACCGGATGAAAAAAAACTGGCTTTTACCAATACAACCACTAAAGGAGTGGAGCTTTGGGTGATCGACTTGGAAAATGCATCTGCAAAAAAAATATCTGAAGACAACCTGAATGCTAACCTGGGAGTGCCGTATTTATGGGCTAATGATTCACAAAGTTTATTGATTAAAAAACTTCCTCAAAACAGACCTGCACTAATTGATGCGAGCAAAGATTTGCCGACAGGACCAATTGTTTCTACTGCTGATGGAAAAGTGTCTCAGAACAGAACTTACCAGGATCTTCTGAAGAATCCTCAGGATGAAAAAAACTTCGAAGTTCTTACCGCTTCAGAAATCAATAGCGTAGATTTTAACGGTAATCAGAAAAAACTAAAAGATCAGGATATGTATGCCAACCTGAGTTTTTCTCCAGACGGGAACTACCTGCTCGCTACAGTTTTTAAAAAACCGTTTTCCTATATCGTTCCACTGGATCGATTTCCTATGACGACCACGGTATACGATAAAAATGGGAATACGGTAAAAGTCGTAAACGAAGTTCCCCTGAATGAAATTATGCCAAAGGGTTTTTCTTCGGTAAGAACAGGAAAAAGGGATATGACATGGAGAAACGATGCACCGGCAACATTAGTTTTTGCTGAAGCGCGTGATGGCGGTGATCAGCATAAAAAAGCAGAATACAGAGATGAGATCTTTACCTGGGAAGCACCGTTTACAGCTGCTCCAAAATCTTTTTTTAAGACCAAGCAAAGATACGAAGATGTAGAATGGACAAACGATCATTATGCCATCATTTCAGAAAGCTGGTATGATACCAGAAATACTAAATCTTTCCTGGTCGACCTTAATAACGGAGAATCAAAGGTAATCGATGATAGAAATTCTCAGGATGTTTACAGTGATCCGGGACATTTTAATACCGTCAAAAACCACTATGGAAGAACTGTTATAGATATGAAAGGCGGAAAAGCGTATCTGATTGGGGCAGGGTTTACTAAAGACGGTCAGCATCCTTTTATTGATGAAATGGATGTGAAGTCATTGAAGAAGAAAAGATGGTATACTTCAAATCTTAAAAATGCTAAAGAAGCTATTGTTGATATTTTAAATCCTTCAAAAGGAGAAATTTTAACAACTCAGCAGTCGCCGAGCGAATATCCGAATTATTTTAAAAAGAGCATCAAATCCAATAAAGTACAGGCTGTAACCCATTTTGTCAATCCTTTCGAAAGTATGAAGGATGTGTATAAAGAAGTGATTACTTATAAAAGAAATGACGGGGTAACGCTGACGGGCACACTTTATCTTCCTGCTCACTATGACAGAAAGGCGAAAACAGAAAAACTTCCTTTACTGATCTGGGCTTATCCGAGAGAGTATAAGGATGCAAATACTGCCGGGCAGAGTACGCAGAATCCCAATGATTTTACATTTCCTTACTATGGATCTTTTGTTTATTGGGTAACAAAAGGCTATGCTGTTTTGGATAATGCTGCTTTCCCAATTATCGGAGAAGGAAAAACAGAGCCTAATGATACTTTTCTTACACAATTGGTGGCGAATGCTGATGCCGCAATCAAAGCAGTAGATCAATTAGGATATATCGACAAAAAGAAGGTGGCTGTAGGAGGACATTCATACGGAGCCTTTATGACGGCTAATCTGCTGACGCATTCTGATCTTTTTGCCTGTGGTATTGCCAGAAGTGGTGCGTATAACAGAACATTGACACCATTCGGTTTCCAAAGTGAGCAAAGAAATTATTGGGATGTTCCTGAAATTTATAACACGATGTCGCCGTTTATGCATGCAGATAAGATGAAAACACCGCTTCTTCTGATCCATGGTGATGCAGACAACAATCCGGGTACATTTACATTGCAGACAGAAAGATATTTCCAGGCTCTGAAAAACCTCGGAGCTCCGGTGAAGATGGTGCTTCTTCCAAAAGAATCCCACAGCTACCAGGCTAAAGAAAATATCATGCATGTTTTGTGGGAGCAGGACCAGTTCCTTGAAAAATGTCTGAAAAAATAA
- a CDS encoding Crp/Fnr family transcriptional regulator — protein MLRTNHSFLKYFEQLYHQQDQKKDIVLQSFSKGEKILIQDQKPSGVMLIKEGIVKCFFAEENGKEYIVEFLSTGEIIGEVEMIKNINCLCSIQAMTEIVVYSVDIPYCKSLIQKDITLNNLLLDSFAERIINTSSKASYQQLYTTEYTLVQLLAMQEKQQIQLSKEDMAAYLGITVRSLNRILKNLK, from the coding sequence ATGTTACGCACCAATCACAGTTTTTTAAAGTATTTCGAACAGCTTTATCATCAGCAGGATCAGAAAAAAGATATTGTTCTGCAGTCTTTTTCTAAAGGCGAAAAAATATTAATACAGGACCAAAAGCCTTCCGGAGTTATGTTAATTAAAGAAGGAATTGTCAAATGCTTTTTTGCCGAAGAAAACGGGAAGGAATATATCGTAGAATTTCTGAGTACCGGTGAAATTATCGGAGAAGTGGAGATGATCAAAAATATCAACTGCCTGTGCAGTATTCAGGCAATGACGGAGATTGTTGTCTATTCAGTAGATATTCCTTACTGTAAATCTTTGATTCAAAAGGATATTACACTAAACAATCTACTACTGGATAGTTTTGCGGAAAGGATCATCAATACCTCAAGCAAAGCATCTTACCAGCAGCTTTATACAACAGAATATACTTTGGTGCAATTACTTGCGATGCAGGAAAAACAGCAGATTCAGCTTTCAAAAGAAGATATGGCTGCCTATCTGGGGATCACGGTGAGAAGCTTAAATAGGATCTTAAAGAATTTAAAATAA
- a CDS encoding acyl-ACP desaturase has translation MYQKLVRKEVMGLLEKEVGSFLEKFLTPIEKIWQPSDYLPDPSSDEFKHDLEEIQTFAREMPYDLFVTLIGDCITEEALPSYESWLMGVDGINQEEKLGWANWVRAWTAEENRHGDLLNKYLYLCGRVNMREVEITTQYLINDGFDLGTSMDPYRNFIYTSFQETATNISHRRVGTLAKQSGNGKLAKMCGVIAADEARHAKAYKHFVAKILEIDPSEMILAFEDMMRKKIVMPAHLMRQSGQKAGELWGHFSDAAQRCMVYTGQDYINIMKDLLDEWKIEHVKGLTEKAEKAQEYLMKLPARLQKITDRVSTPDLQFQFSWVKS, from the coding sequence ATGTATCAAAAGCTTGTTAGGAAAGAAGTAATGGGATTATTGGAAAAGGAAGTAGGTTCTTTTCTTGAAAAATTTTTAACGCCAATCGAAAAGATCTGGCAGCCGTCCGATTATTTACCAGATCCTTCAAGCGATGAATTTAAACACGACTTAGAAGAAATTCAGACTTTTGCCCGTGAAATGCCCTACGATCTTTTCGTAACTCTGATCGGAGACTGTATTACAGAAGAAGCACTTCCTTCGTATGAGTCTTGGCTGATGGGAGTTGACGGAATCAATCAGGAAGAAAAACTGGGCTGGGCCAACTGGGTAAGAGCATGGACTGCTGAAGAAAACAGACACGGGGATTTATTAAACAAATACCTTTATCTGTGCGGAAGAGTCAACATGAGAGAAGTTGAAATTACCACTCAGTACCTGATCAACGATGGTTTCGATCTTGGAACCAGTATGGACCCGTACAGAAACTTTATTTATACCAGCTTCCAGGAAACAGCTACCAATATTTCTCACAGAAGAGTAGGAACTCTGGCCAAGCAATCCGGAAATGGGAAATTAGCCAAAATGTGTGGGGTAATTGCCGCTGATGAAGCAAGACACGCGAAAGCTTATAAGCATTTTGTGGCTAAAATTCTAGAAATTGATCCTTCAGAAATGATTCTTGCATTTGAAGACATGATGCGTAAGAAAATCGTTATGCCTGCTCACCTGATGAGACAGTCCGGACAGAAAGCAGGAGAACTTTGGGGGCATTTTTCAGACGCAGCCCAAAGATGTATGGTGTATACCGGTCAGGATTATATCAATATCATGAAAGATCTGTTGGATGAGTGGAAAATTGAGCATGTAAAAGGTCTTACTGAAAAAGCTGAAAAAGCTCAGGAATATTTAATGAAACTTCCTGCAAGACTTCAGAAGATTACCGACAGAGTTTCTACCCCGGATCTTCAGTTCCAGTTCAGCTGGGTTAAGAGCTAG